The Triticum aestivum cultivar Chinese Spring chromosome 7B, IWGSC CS RefSeq v2.1, whole genome shotgun sequence genome window below encodes:
- the LOC123156847 gene encoding AUGMIN subunit 2 has protein sequence MAAAQKPAKRLGGMAEAVAIAGDLGFPAPPAQEDQNTDKSDDLVRVLRELTVVQRNIANLQVELQGRKDDKNIAHLTHVSEMEKKCESLARITAILKDVIQNKDRIIARLQQPYSLDCIPVEAEYQKQFSELLLKAASDYGALTASVGDFQWSQNFRESPAVWGEMLRPIPAALASCTRFFEAMSAMRESFSTLQTLRVGPSSLSMTPGGSSDDSKFLTPPQWREGSILNSWKQVDDVNPESGGLDSVNQRRLSWPSSINRDL, from the exons atggcggcggcgcagaagccggcgaagcGGCTCGGTGGCATGGCAGAGGCGGTCGCCATCGCCGGGGACCTCGGCTTCCCGGCCCCTCCCGCGCAG GAAGATCAGAACAccgacaaaagtgatgacctggtGAGGGTATTACGGGAGCTGACAGTCGTGCAGCGGAACATTGCCAATTTGCAAGTCGAGCTACAAGGCAGAAAG GATGATAAAAACATTGCTCATTTGACTCATGTTAGTGAAATGGAAAAGAAGTGTGAATCTTTGGCCAGAATTACTGCTATTTTGAAAGATGTTATTCAAAACAAG GACCGCATTATTGCCCGCCTGCAGCAACCTTACTCGCTTGATTGCATTCCCGTTGAAGCTGAATACCAG AAACAATTCTCGGAGCTACTTCTGAAAGCGGCAAGTGACTATGGGGCATTGACAGCATCAGTTGGAGATTTCCagtggagtcaaaacttcagagagtcGCCTGCTGTATGGGGT GAAATGCTACGACCGATACCTGCTGCGCTCGCATCCTGCACCCGGTTCTTCGAGGCCATGTCTGCGATGAGGGAATCCTTTTCTACTCTCCAAACACTACGTGTTGGTCCTTCTTCTCTGTCAATGACCCCAGGTGGCTCCAGTGATGATTCAAAGTTCTTGACGCCACCTCAGTGGAGAGAGGGTTCAATACTCAATAGCTGGAAGCAAGTGGACGACGTAAACCCTGAAAGTGGTGGACTCGACAGTGTAAACCAGAGGAGGCTGTCATGGCCATCCTCCATTAACAGGGACCTGTAG